In Kitasatospora gansuensis, a genomic segment contains:
- a CDS encoding DUF3097 domain-containing protein encodes MRSREYGPDLTPPWKRQQPAPEVAAERDLVVEEAATGFCGAVVRCERTAERFTVTLEDRFGKHRVFPLVPRGFLLEGRVVTLVRPVAAAPARPKVTASGSLAVPGARARVARESRIYVEGRHDAELVERVWGDDLRIEGVVVEYLEGIDDLPAIVAEFGPGPGRRLGVLVDHLLPGTKEHRIAQQVTGTEVLIVGHPYIDVWAAVKPTSVGIPAWPDVPRGEEWKLGVCRRLGWPEDTPAAWKRILASVDSYRDLDPALLGRVEELIDFVTAQSE; translated from the coding sequence ATGCGCAGCAGGGAGTACGGCCCGGACCTCACCCCGCCGTGGAAGCGGCAGCAGCCCGCCCCCGAGGTGGCGGCCGAGCGGGACTTGGTGGTGGAGGAGGCGGCCACCGGTTTCTGCGGGGCGGTGGTGCGCTGCGAGCGGACGGCGGAGAGGTTCACCGTCACGCTGGAGGACCGCTTCGGCAAGCACCGGGTGTTCCCGCTGGTGCCGCGCGGCTTCCTGCTGGAGGGGCGGGTGGTCACCCTGGTCCGCCCGGTCGCGGCGGCCCCGGCCCGGCCGAAGGTGACCGCCTCCGGGTCGCTCGCGGTGCCCGGTGCGCGGGCCCGGGTGGCCCGGGAGTCCCGGATCTACGTGGAGGGCCGGCACGACGCCGAGCTGGTCGAACGGGTCTGGGGCGACGACCTGCGGATCGAGGGCGTGGTGGTCGAGTACCTGGAGGGCATCGACGACCTCCCCGCCATCGTCGCCGAGTTCGGCCCGGGCCCTGGCCGCCGCCTGGGCGTCCTGGTCGACCACCTGCTGCCCGGCACCAAGGAACACCGGATCGCCCAACAGGTCACCGGTACCGAGGTCCTGATCGTCGGTCACCCCTACATCGACGTCTGGGCCGCCGTGAAGCCCACCAGCGTCGGCATCCCCGCCTGGCCCGACGTCCCGCGCGGCGAGGAGTGGAAACTCGGCGTCTGCCGCCGCCTCGGCTGGCCCGAGGACACCCCCGCCGCCTGGAAGCGCATCCTGGCCTCGGTCGACTCCTACCGCGACCTCGACCCGGCCCTGCTGGGCCGGGTCGAGGAACTGATCGACTTCGTGACCGCTCAGTCCGAGTAG
- the pspAB gene encoding PspA-associated protein PspAB, which yields MGFLNALFGRSKPVRPDLDQLFGVPSAALTLEAAAGFRPTGLGSVCFAAVEGAAFTEVATRIRALLDADTERGGIPVEVSQDSYGYTWLLARHSPDDLPALVNDLHAVNSELEANGFGPQLLCSIVGFHNDTDRPLGLVYLYKRGTFYPFAPLPGEKRDNPLELQVKALLGNDLRLEQDLTRWFPVWGAPGMDG from the coding sequence ATGGGATTCCTGAACGCCCTCTTCGGCCGCAGCAAGCCGGTCCGGCCCGACCTCGACCAGCTCTTCGGCGTCCCCTCCGCCGCCCTCACCCTGGAGGCCGCCGCCGGCTTCCGCCCCACCGGCCTCGGCTCGGTCTGCTTCGCCGCCGTCGAGGGCGCCGCCTTCACCGAGGTGGCCACCCGGATCCGCGCCCTGCTCGACGCCGACACCGAACGCGGCGGCATCCCGGTCGAGGTCTCCCAGGACTCCTACGGCTACACCTGGCTGCTCGCCCGCCACTCCCCCGACGACCTCCCCGCCCTGGTCAACGACCTGCACGCGGTCAACAGCGAACTGGAGGCGAACGGCTTCGGCCCCCAACTCCTCTGCTCCATCGTCGGCTTCCACAACGACACCGACCGCCCCCTCGGCCTGGTCTACCTCTACAAACGCGGCACCTTCTACCCCTTCGCCCCACTCCCCGGCGAGAAGCGCGACAACCCCCTGGAGCTCCAGGTCAAGGCCCTCCTCGGCAACGACCTCCGCCTGGAACAGGACCTCACCCGCTGGTTCCCGGTCTGGGGCGCCCCGGGCATGGACGGCTGA
- the htpX gene encoding zinc metalloprotease HtpX: MSSGQHSRFAPDRGLTGRMVTTMFVIGLLYVGFTGLLIVLLRGAWPLIVLISGGLFVAQFWFSDKITQRAMGAREVTPEEYPQLHGTIDRLCALADMPKPRVAVTVTDMPNAFATGRNPERAVVCVTTGLLRRLEPEELEGVLAHELSHVAHRDVAVMTIAGFLGVLAGVITRIALYGGLMNGRGRSNDSNAALAMILVPLVSMVVYAASFLLTRLLSRYRELAADRAAAQLTGRPSALASALTKVTGQIAAIPSEDLRRAQPYNAFYFAPALSAREAASQLMSTHPSLEQRLEQLGRISAELGR, from the coding sequence ATGTCGTCAGGCCAGCACTCCCGCTTCGCACCCGACCGCGGGCTGACCGGTCGGATGGTCACCACGATGTTCGTGATCGGGCTGCTCTACGTCGGCTTCACCGGACTGCTGATAGTGCTGCTCCGCGGGGCCTGGCCGCTGATCGTACTGATCTCCGGCGGGCTGTTCGTGGCCCAGTTCTGGTTCAGCGACAAAATCACCCAGCGGGCGATGGGCGCCCGCGAGGTCACGCCCGAGGAGTACCCGCAACTGCACGGCACCATCGACCGGTTGTGCGCCCTGGCCGACATGCCCAAACCCCGGGTCGCGGTCACCGTCACCGACATGCCGAACGCCTTCGCCACCGGCCGCAACCCCGAACGCGCCGTGGTCTGCGTCACCACCGGCCTGCTCCGGCGACTGGAGCCGGAGGAGCTGGAGGGCGTGCTCGCGCACGAGCTGTCGCACGTCGCGCACCGGGACGTGGCGGTGATGACCATCGCCGGCTTCCTCGGCGTCCTGGCCGGGGTGATCACCCGGATCGCGCTGTACGGCGGCCTGATGAACGGCCGCGGCCGCAGCAACGACAGCAACGCGGCGCTCGCGATGATCCTGGTCCCGCTGGTCAGCATGGTGGTCTACGCGGCCAGCTTCCTGCTCACCCGGCTGCTCTCCCGCTACCGCGAGCTGGCCGCCGACCGGGCCGCCGCCCAGCTCACCGGGCGGCCCAGCGCACTGGCCTCCGCCCTGACCAAGGTGACCGGCCAGATCGCCGCCATCCCGAGCGAGGACCTGCGCCGGGCGCAGCCGTACAACGCCTTCTACTTCGCCCCGGCACTGAGCGCCCGGGAGGCCGCGAGCCAACTGATGTCCACCCACCCGTCGCTGGAGCAGCGGCTGGAGCAGCTCGGCCGGATCTCCGCCGAGCTCGGCCGCTGA
- the hrcA gene encoding heat-inducible transcriptional repressor HrcA — protein MYSERPLDDRKLAVLRAIVQDYVGTEEPVGSKALVERHNLGVSPATVRNDMAALEEDGYIHQPHTSAGRIPTDKGYRLFVDRLAEVKPMTAPERRAIRHFLDGAVDLDDTVARTVRLLAQLTRQVAVVQYPSLSRSTVRHVELVALAPAKVMLVLITNTGRVEQRMVDCPGAVGETVLADLRAKLNTQAVGRPLPEVPGLLEDLPAAFEPADRPTVSTVLATLFETLAEQNEERIMLAGTANLTRFGHDFPLTIQPVLEALEEQVVLLRLLGETADAGMTVRIGHENAYEGLNSTSVVSVGYGSGDQSVAKLGVIGPTRMDYPGTMGAVRAVARYVGQILAES, from the coding sequence ATGTACAGCGAGCGGCCGTTGGACGACCGCAAGCTCGCGGTGCTGCGCGCGATCGTCCAGGACTACGTCGGCACCGAGGAGCCGGTCGGCTCCAAGGCCCTGGTCGAGCGGCACAACCTCGGCGTCTCCCCGGCCACCGTGCGCAACGACATGGCGGCCCTGGAGGAGGACGGCTACATCCACCAGCCGCACACCAGCGCGGGCCGGATCCCCACCGACAAGGGGTACCGGCTGTTCGTCGACCGGCTGGCCGAGGTCAAGCCGATGACCGCCCCCGAGCGCCGGGCGATCCGGCACTTCCTGGACGGCGCGGTGGACCTGGACGACACGGTGGCCCGTACGGTCCGGCTGCTCGCGCAGCTGACCCGGCAGGTCGCGGTGGTCCAGTACCCCTCGCTGTCCCGGTCGACGGTGCGTCACGTCGAGCTGGTGGCGCTGGCCCCGGCCAAGGTGATGCTGGTCCTGATCACCAACACCGGCCGGGTCGAGCAGCGGATGGTCGACTGCCCCGGGGCGGTCGGCGAGACGGTGCTGGCCGACCTGCGGGCCAAGCTCAACACCCAGGCGGTCGGCCGGCCGCTGCCCGAGGTGCCCGGTCTGCTGGAGGACCTGCCGGCGGCTTTCGAGCCCGCCGACCGGCCCACCGTCAGCACCGTGCTGGCCACCCTCTTCGAGACCCTGGCCGAGCAGAACGAGGAGCGGATCATGCTGGCCGGCACGGCCAACCTGACCCGCTTCGGCCACGACTTCCCGCTCACCATCCAGCCGGTGCTGGAAGCCCTGGAGGAGCAGGTCGTCCTGCTCCGTCTCCTGGGTGAGACGGCGGACGCGGGGATGACGGTCCGGATCGGCCACGAGAACGCCTACGAGGGGCTCAATTCCACCTCCGTGGTCTCGGTCGGCTACGGTTCGGGCGATCAGAGTGTCGCGAAGCTGGGCGTGATCGGACCGACCCGGATGGACTACCCGGGCACAATGGGGGCGGTGCGAGCGGTCGCACGGTACGTGGGTCAGATCCTGGCCGAGTCCTAA
- the dnaJ gene encoding molecular chaperone DnaJ yields the protein MATDYYAVLGVRRDAGQDEIKKAFRRLARELHPDVNPDPKTQERFKEINAAYEVLSDPAKRQVYDLGGDPLSPNGGGAGGFGAGAAGFGFSDIMDAFFGAASGQRGPRSRTRRGQDAMIRLEITLEEAAFGTTKELQVDTAVTCTTCSGEGAAPGTSAQTCDMCRGKGEVSQVTRSFLGQVMTSRPCPQCQGFGTVVPTPCPECAGDGRVRARRTLTVKIPAGVDNGTRIQLAGEGEVGPGGGPAGDLYVEIAETSHPTFQRRGDDLHCTVTIPMTAASLGTQVPLQTLDGLEEVDIRPGTQSGQSIPLHGRGITHLRGGGRGDLIVHVEVQTPTKLDPEQEDLLRRLAVLRGEERPSGTFAPGQQGLFSRLKDAFNGR from the coding sequence GTGGCCACGGACTACTACGCGGTACTCGGCGTCCGACGGGATGCGGGGCAGGACGAGATCAAGAAGGCGTTCCGACGCCTTGCCCGCGAACTGCACCCGGACGTCAACCCGGACCCGAAGACGCAGGAGCGGTTCAAGGAGATCAACGCCGCCTACGAGGTGCTCTCGGACCCGGCCAAGCGCCAGGTCTACGACCTCGGCGGCGACCCGCTGTCGCCCAACGGCGGCGGCGCGGGCGGCTTCGGCGCGGGCGCGGCGGGCTTCGGCTTCTCCGACATCATGGACGCGTTCTTCGGCGCGGCCTCCGGTCAGCGCGGCCCGCGCTCGCGCACCCGGCGCGGCCAGGACGCGATGATCCGGCTGGAGATCACCCTGGAGGAGGCCGCGTTCGGCACCACCAAGGAACTCCAGGTGGACACCGCCGTCACCTGTACCACCTGCTCCGGCGAGGGCGCGGCCCCCGGCACCTCGGCGCAGACCTGTGACATGTGCCGCGGCAAGGGCGAGGTCTCCCAGGTCACCCGGTCCTTCCTGGGCCAGGTCATGACCTCCCGCCCCTGCCCGCAGTGCCAGGGCTTCGGCACCGTGGTCCCGACCCCGTGCCCCGAGTGCGCGGGCGACGGCCGGGTCCGGGCCCGTCGCACCCTGACGGTGAAGATCCCGGCCGGTGTCGACAACGGCACCCGGATCCAGCTCGCGGGCGAGGGCGAGGTCGGCCCCGGCGGCGGCCCGGCCGGCGACCTGTACGTCGAGATCGCCGAGACCAGCCACCCGACCTTCCAGCGGCGCGGGGACGACCTGCACTGCACGGTCACCATCCCGATGACGGCCGCCTCGCTCGGCACCCAGGTGCCGCTGCAGACCCTGGACGGTCTGGAGGAGGTCGACATCAGGCCCGGCACCCAGTCCGGCCAGTCGATCCCGCTGCACGGGCGGGGCATCACGCATCTGCGCGGCGGCGGCCGGGGCGACCTGATAGTGCATGTCGAGGTGCAGACGCCCACCAAGCTCGACCCCGAGCAGGAGGACCTGCTCCGGCGGCTGGCGGTGCTGCGCGGTGAGGAGCGGCCCTCGGGCACGTTCGCACCGGGCCAGCAGGGGCTGTTCTCCCGGCTGAAGGACGCGTTCAACGGCCGCTGA
- a CDS encoding 16S rRNA (uracil(1498)-N(3))-methyltransferase, whose amino-acid sequence MTAPVFVVETDRLAGIAPGGLVRLDGPEGRHAAAVKRLEPGEAVTLADGLGLGVEGTVAAVHGKDALDVTVLSVRQEPAPAPRIIVVQALPKGDRGELAVETMTEVGVDVVIPWAASRCITQWKGDRGAKALAKWRATAREAGKQSRRLRFPDVRELMTTRQLAPVLASAAFAAVLHEEGSAPLATAPLPETGDLILIVGPEGGVSPDELAAFAEAGAAPHRLGPSVLRTSTAGVAAGALLLGRTGRWG is encoded by the coding sequence ATGACCGCCCCCGTGTTCGTCGTGGAGACCGACCGTCTCGCCGGGATCGCCCCCGGCGGTCTGGTCCGGCTGGACGGGCCCGAGGGGCGGCATGCCGCCGCCGTGAAGCGGCTGGAGCCCGGCGAGGCCGTCACCCTCGCGGACGGGCTCGGTCTCGGCGTCGAGGGCACCGTGGCGGCCGTGCACGGCAAGGACGCGCTGGACGTCACCGTGCTGAGCGTCCGTCAGGAGCCCGCGCCCGCACCGCGGATCATCGTCGTCCAGGCCCTCCCGAAGGGCGACCGCGGCGAGCTCGCGGTGGAGACCATGACCGAGGTCGGCGTCGACGTGGTGATCCCCTGGGCCGCCTCCCGCTGCATCACCCAGTGGAAGGGCGACCGCGGCGCCAAGGCGCTCGCCAAGTGGCGGGCCACCGCCCGGGAGGCGGGCAAACAGTCCCGCCGGCTGCGGTTCCCCGACGTCCGCGAGCTGATGACGACGCGTCAGCTGGCCCCGGTGCTCGCTTCGGCGGCCTTCGCCGCCGTCCTGCACGAGGAGGGCTCCGCCCCGCTCGCCACCGCACCGCTGCCCGAGACCGGCGACCTGATCCTGATCGTCGGCCCCGAGGGCGGGGTCTCCCCGGACGAACTCGCGGCCTTCGCCGAAGCGGGGGCCGCTCCGCACCGGCTCGGGCCCTCCGTGCTCCGGACCTCCACGGCGGGCGTGGCGGCGGGGGCACTGCTGCTGGGGCGCACCGGCCGCTGGGGATAG
- a CDS encoding S41 family peptidase, giving the protein MTTSASAYLRHPHLHGDLVTFVAEDDIWLAPLDGGRAWRLTADQVPVSHPRFAPDGRHVAWTSTRDGAPEIHVAPTEGGQSRRLTYWGAPRTRLRGWTKDGRPVAVSSAGQSTPRRSWAFAVPLDGGEPTRLPYGPIGGLAQEPDGDRTLLLAPLTTEPAYWKRYRGGTAGKLWIGEREFERVHAGLDGNIDSPLWVGDRIAFLSDHEGIGQLYSSLPDGTDLRRHSDGEFYARNATTDGTRVVWHSAGDLWILDDLVGAEPRRLEVLLAGPRTGRQPRPTSAAGQLETVTPDRTGRASAVVVRGSVHWLTHKEGPARVLAETPGVRHRLARIVPGQDGEQGAVWITDAEGDDAVEYAPAVLGAERRRFAAGQLGRVLGLAVSPDGGTLALASHDGRVLLLTLADGTLHQLARSGQGEVTGLAFSPDSRRLAWSQPTLGAESLRQIMLADLTDRTVAEATPQRFLDYSPAFTADGKHLAFLSVRNFDPVYDAHVFDLSFPTGARPFLITLAADTPSPFGPQRAGRSLTGEDEEPKKKDEEAAEEPTVPETRVDLDGIADRIIPFPVEGGQFGSLRAAKDGVLWTRHPLLGMLGDNAASLEDDHPRPALERFDFKKLKAEQLVEELDDFRVSGDGSRIAVLDEGGLRILPADHKAGDDDDLTVDLERIRATVDPTAEWRQMFDENGRLMRDNFWRADLGGFDWAGALARYRPLVDRAGTHDDLVDVLWETVGELGTSHAYVMPPGRGTEAARRQGLLGADLAKDGEVWRVARVLPGESSDPRARSPLAAPGAAVRAGDAILAVNGRPVDPVTGPAPLLAGTAGQPVELTVAAKDGPERHPVIVPLADEEALRYHDWVAGRRAAVRELSAGRLGYLHIPDMQSVGWAQLHRDLRVEMAKEGVLVDLRENRGGHTSQLIIEKLSRKIVGWDLGRDLDGAAPYPADAPRGPVVALADEFAGSDGDIVNAAIQALKIGPVVGTRTWGGVVGIDGKYSLVDGTGVTQPKYAFWLEGYDWGVENHGIDPDVEVVIAPHQWANGEDPQLAEGVRIALAALAETPAVTGPEL; this is encoded by the coding sequence GTGACGACCTCTGCGAGCGCGTATCTGCGCCATCCCCACCTGCACGGCGACCTGGTGACCTTCGTGGCCGAGGACGACATCTGGCTCGCGCCGCTGGACGGCGGACGGGCCTGGCGGCTGACGGCCGATCAGGTGCCGGTCAGTCATCCGAGGTTCGCGCCGGACGGGCGGCACGTCGCCTGGACGTCGACCCGGGACGGTGCGCCGGAGATCCATGTCGCGCCCACCGAGGGCGGCCAGTCCCGGCGGCTGACGTACTGGGGTGCGCCGCGCACCAGGCTGCGGGGCTGGACCAAGGACGGCCGTCCGGTCGCGGTCTCCAGCGCCGGGCAGTCGACCCCGCGTCGCAGCTGGGCGTTTGCCGTCCCACTGGACGGCGGCGAGCCGACCAGGCTGCCGTACGGGCCGATCGGCGGCCTGGCGCAGGAGCCGGACGGCGACCGCACGCTGCTGCTCGCCCCGTTGACCACCGAGCCCGCGTACTGGAAGCGCTACCGGGGTGGCACGGCGGGCAAGCTGTGGATCGGCGAGCGCGAGTTCGAGCGGGTGCACGCCGGGCTGGACGGCAACATCGACTCGCCGCTCTGGGTCGGTGACCGGATCGCCTTCCTCTCCGACCATGAGGGCATCGGGCAGCTGTACTCCAGCCTGCCGGACGGCACCGACCTGCGGCGGCACAGCGATGGTGAGTTCTACGCCCGCAACGCCACCACCGACGGCACCCGGGTGGTCTGGCACAGCGCCGGTGACCTGTGGATCCTGGACGACCTGGTGGGCGCCGAGCCGCGCCGGCTTGAGGTCCTGCTCGCGGGGCCCCGGACGGGCCGTCAGCCCCGGCCGACCTCGGCCGCCGGGCAGCTGGAGACCGTGACGCCGGACCGTACCGGCCGGGCCAGCGCCGTGGTGGTGCGGGGCAGCGTGCACTGGCTGACCCACAAGGAGGGCCCGGCCCGGGTGCTGGCCGAGACCCCCGGGGTCCGGCACCGGCTGGCCCGGATCGTGCCCGGCCAGGACGGTGAGCAGGGCGCGGTGTGGATCACCGACGCCGAGGGTGACGACGCGGTGGAGTACGCCCCCGCCGTGCTCGGCGCCGAGCGCCGCCGGTTCGCGGCCGGGCAGCTCGGCCGGGTGCTCGGCCTGGCGGTCTCGCCGGACGGCGGGACGCTGGCGCTGGCCTCGCACGACGGCCGGGTGCTGCTGCTCACGCTCGCCGACGGCACCCTGCACCAGCTGGCCAGGAGCGGCCAGGGCGAGGTCACCGGGCTGGCCTTCTCGCCGGACTCGCGGCGGCTGGCCTGGTCGCAGCCGACCCTGGGGGCCGAGTCGCTGCGGCAGATCATGCTCGCTGACCTGACGGACCGTACGGTCGCCGAGGCCACCCCGCAGCGCTTCCTGGACTACTCGCCCGCCTTCACCGCGGACGGCAAGCACCTGGCCTTCCTGTCGGTGCGCAACTTCGACCCGGTCTACGACGCGCACGTCTTCGACCTGTCCTTCCCGACCGGTGCCCGGCCGTTCCTGATCACGCTGGCCGCCGACACCCCGTCACCGTTCGGCCCGCAGCGGGCCGGCCGCTCGCTCACCGGCGAGGACGAGGAGCCGAAGAAGAAGGACGAGGAGGCGGCCGAGGAGCCCACCGTCCCCGAGACTCGGGTGGATCTGGACGGGATCGCCGACCGGATCATCCCGTTCCCGGTCGAGGGCGGGCAGTTCGGCAGCCTGCGGGCGGCCAAGGACGGCGTGCTGTGGACCAGGCACCCGCTGCTCGGCATGCTCGGCGACAACGCCGCCTCGCTGGAGGACGACCACCCGCGCCCCGCGCTGGAGCGCTTCGACTTCAAGAAGCTCAAGGCCGAGCAGCTGGTCGAGGAGCTGGACGACTTCCGGGTCAGCGGCGACGGCAGCCGGATCGCGGTGCTCGACGAGGGCGGTCTGCGGATCCTCCCGGCGGACCACAAGGCCGGTGACGACGACGATCTGACGGTTGATCTGGAGCGGATCAGGGCCACCGTGGACCCCACCGCCGAGTGGCGGCAGATGTTCGACGAGAACGGCCGCCTGATGCGGGACAACTTCTGGCGGGCCGATCTCGGCGGCTTCGACTGGGCCGGCGCGCTGGCCAGGTACCGGCCGCTGGTGGACCGCGCGGGCACCCACGACGACCTGGTCGACGTGCTCTGGGAGACGGTCGGCGAGCTGGGCACCTCGCACGCGTACGTGATGCCGCCCGGGCGGGGCACCGAGGCGGCGCGCCGGCAGGGCCTGCTCGGCGCCGACCTGGCGAAGGACGGCGAGGTCTGGCGGGTGGCCCGGGTGCTGCCCGGCGAGTCCTCCGACCCGCGGGCCCGCTCGCCGCTGGCCGCGCCCGGCGCGGCGGTCCGGGCCGGGGACGCGATCCTGGCGGTGAACGGCCGCCCGGTGGACCCGGTGACCGGCCCCGCGCCGCTGCTCGCGGGCACGGCGGGCCAGCCGGTCGAGCTGACCGTGGCCGCCAAGGACGGCCCGGAGCGCCACCCGGTGATCGTGCCGCTGGCCGACGAGGAGGCGCTGCGCTACCACGACTGGGTGGCCGGGCGCCGGGCCGCCGTCCGGGAGCTGTCCGCCGGCCGGCTCGGCTACCTGCACATCCCGGACATGCAGAGCGTCGGCTGGGCCCAGCTGCACCGCGACCTGCGGGTCGAGATGGCCAAGGAGGGCGTGCTGGTCGACCTCCGGGAGAACCGGGGCGGCCACACCTCGCAGCTGATCATCGAGAAGCTCAGCCGGAAGATCGTCGGCTGGGACCTCGGCCGCGACCTGGACGGCGCCGCCCCGTACCCGGCGGACGCCCCGCGCGGTCCGGTGGTCGCGCTGGCCGACGAGTTCGCCGGTTCGGACGGGGACATCGTGAACGCCGCGATCCAGGCCCTGAAGATCGGCCCGGTGGTCGGCACCCGGACCTGGGGCGGTGTGGTCGGCATCGACGGCAAGTACAGCCTGGTCGACGGCACCGGCGTCACCCAGCCCAAGTACGCCTTCTGGCTGGAGGGTTACGACTGGGGCGTGGAGAACCACGGCATCGACCCGGACGTCGAGGTGGTGATCGCCCCGCACCAGTGGGCCAACGGCGAGGATCCGCAGCTCGCCGAGGGCGTCCGGATCGCGCTGGCCGCGCTGGCCGAGACCCCGGCCGTGACCGGCCCGGAGCTGTAA
- a CDS encoding HIT domain-containing protein, with product MAGEPQSDCLFCKILAGDIPATVVRKTERTLAFRDIHPQAPTHILVIPHVHYPNAAALAAAEPAIAAELLTEAGAVAKDEGLDDYRLIFNTGAKAGQTIFHAHVHVLGGKPLREGMV from the coding sequence ATGGCCGGAGAGCCGCAGTCCGACTGCCTGTTCTGCAAGATCCTGGCGGGGGACATCCCCGCGACCGTGGTCCGGAAGACCGAGCGGACGCTGGCCTTCCGGGACATCCACCCGCAGGCGCCCACCCACATCCTGGTGATCCCGCACGTGCACTACCCGAACGCCGCCGCGCTGGCCGCCGCCGAGCCCGCGATCGCCGCCGAACTGCTCACCGAGGCGGGGGCGGTGGCGAAGGACGAGGGTCTCGACGACTACCGGCTGATCTTCAACACCGGTGCCAAGGCGGGGCAGACCATCTTCCACGCCCATGTGCACGTGCTCGGCGGCAAGCCGCTGCGCGAGGGCATGGTCTGA
- a CDS encoding ribonuclease Z, with protein MSQRELVVLGTASQVPTRHRNHNGYLLRWDGEGLLFDPGEGTQRQMLHAGVSATQLTRIAVTHFHGDHSLGLAGVIQRINLDRVPHPVDAYYPASGQVFFDRLRQATAFHETAELRPHPIEEPGPLPAPGAPFELAAVRLSHPVDSFGYRLTEPDSTRLLPDRLAEFGLRGPAVGQLQRDGRIELAGRVVTLAEVSEVRRGQRFAFVMDTRLCPGVGELAEGADLLVIEATFLESEAQLAEDHGHLTAAQAARAAAEAGVRTLVLTHFSQRYPDLNGHLAEARKYFDGELVVAEDLARVPVPARL; from the coding sequence GTGTCACAGCGCGAACTCGTCGTCCTCGGCACCGCCAGCCAGGTGCCCACCCGGCACCGGAACCACAACGGCTACCTGCTCCGCTGGGACGGCGAGGGCCTGCTCTTCGATCCGGGCGAGGGGACGCAGCGTCAGATGCTGCACGCCGGGGTCTCGGCCACCCAGCTGACCCGGATCGCGGTCACCCACTTCCACGGCGACCACTCGCTCGGCCTGGCCGGGGTGATCCAGCGGATCAACCTGGACCGCGTCCCGCACCCGGTGGACGCCTACTACCCGGCCAGCGGCCAGGTGTTCTTCGACCGGCTGCGGCAGGCCACCGCCTTCCACGAGACCGCCGAGCTGCGCCCGCACCCGATCGAGGAGCCGGGGCCGCTGCCCGCGCCGGGCGCCCCGTTCGAACTGGCGGCGGTCCGGCTCTCGCACCCCGTGGACTCCTTCGGGTACCGGCTCACCGAGCCCGACTCGACCCGGCTGCTGCCCGACCGGCTGGCCGAGTTCGGGCTGCGCGGCCCGGCGGTCGGGCAGCTCCAGCGGGACGGCCGGATCGAGCTGGCCGGACGGGTCGTCACGCTGGCCGAGGTGAGCGAGGTCCGCCGGGGCCAGCGGTTCGCGTTCGTGATGGACACCCGGCTCTGCCCCGGCGTCGGCGAACTCGCCGAGGGCGCCGACCTGCTGGTGATCGAGGCGACCTTCCTGGAGAGCGAGGCGCAGCTCGCCGAGGACCACGGCCACCTGACCGCCGCCCAGGCCGCCCGGGCCGCCGCCGAGGCGGGGGTACGGACCCTGGTGCTGACCCACTTCTCGCAGCGCTACCCGGACCTGAACGGCCACCTGGCCGAGGCCCGGAAGTACTTCGACGGCGAGCTGGTGGTGGCCGAGGACCTGGCCAGGGTCCCGGTGCCGGCCCGGCTCTGA